The Streptomyces noursei ATCC 11455 sequence CAGGCGGCGTTTTCCCAAGATGGCAGTACCGACCGGGCATCGAGCTGCATTGGCAGGCATGCGGCCCAAGGAGAAAGGTTGCGGTCGCGGTGCAGTTGAACCCGAAGACTGCCGTATACGAGGGCCGTACGGTGGTAAATCGAGACTGGATCAGGCAGAGAACCGGCGCTGGCCTGTCCACGGTCAAACTCTGGTACGCGGAGCGCGAGCAGCAGCCAGAGGGGTTTCGGCACCCGGAAAAGATCACACTCGATCGCGCCGCCTACTTCGACCGAGAGGAATTTGAGCGGTTTTATGTTGCGCATCAGCAGCGCAAACGTGACGCCATTCTTCCCACTGACCCGGAGCTGTACAACGGCGATCCGGATGACTTGATCTCCATTCGTCAAGCCACCGAGTGGTTGAATTTCGCCATGCCGGCTCGATCGCCATACGCCACCATCAAGAAATACTTGGTTGACTTTCCAGGGTATTTCCCTGATCCCGTAGGAGAGGTGGAGGGGCCGACTGGACATCCTCTACCTGCGTTTCTCCGTAGTGACCTTCAAGAGTTCGACCAGAAACGAAAGGGTGTCCAACCGGGCACCGGTACCGGCAGACCGGAGGGTTCTGTCACCGAGCCGAAAGGGCTCAAGGCTACCGACCGAGTCGATATTGCACGCGAGCAGATGCAGAAGCATGGTGGGTGGTATCGAGGGATCGCGACTGAACTATCGCAGAGAAACGGAGGATCACTAACGCTGTGGAGCGTAGCGGTTCGTGAGGCTCGGAAAGCCTTCCCTGAGGCATCCGGCAATCGCGACCGACCGTGAGGTTGGTGAGCGGCTGCCGCGCACGCCTCACCGCAGTCAGGTGGAGCCATAACCATGGTGGATGTGATTGCTTCGCAATGAGGGTGAGCCGTCGTGGTAGGTAGCGTGGTAAGCGGTTGCGGGTGAGCTTAAGGCGAGGGTTACCAACCCTCCCCGCGGCCGATGGCTGCGGGCCCTCCATGCCCGGGAACCTTGATGTTTACCTCGTCCCCCACGGCTTTCTCCCATCGGCCAACACCTGTGCGCGAGCAGGCCCTTGCTGCGCTGTTCGTCCATCGCGCCGCGGAAACGGATCAACTGCGGCGTCTGTTGAGTCCTCCTCCTGAGCTAAGGTACTTTCGGCACTGCCTCCGTGATCTTCAACGGCAAGGAGTGCTCAGCAGCGTCAAACGGGCGCACCATCCGAGCGTCTGGTCACTCACCAAAGACGGCGCCCATCTCGTCGCCAACTGGCCTGAGTTTGCCGGCCAGCGGCGGGTTCGCCGGCATACGGCGTTGGGGGCACGCACGGCACACACGCTGGCCGTGACACGGACTGCGCTGGCGTTTGTCGAAGATGCTCGTCGCCGGGGCGACGAGGTCACACCCTTGGACTGGTCTCCGGAGGTGGCTCATCCCGTCCGTGATGGGGCCGGTGACGGGGATCGCGCGTTGATCGCGGACGCTTTGCTTCGATATACCCGAACGGCGCCTACACGGGCGATGCTGCGGGCCTTCGTCGAGGTAGATCGAGCTACCGAGTCATCCGAGCGCCTGGCGTCGAAGGTGATCACCTATGCGAGGTTCCACAACCATGTCTCAGTCTCGGGGCGACGTGAGGTAGCAGACGTGTCCGGGATGCGTGCGTGGCAGCGTACGTACCCTGTCTTTCCTCGGCTGCTGTTCGTTTTGACCGGAGCCGGCCGGAAGGCGCTTTTGCATCGCGTGGCGGATCTACGGGCATTGGTCCGTGAGCATCCCGCGACGGCTCGGTTCGCCGAGGAAGTGCCCAGCGGTGCCGCAGTGCTGGAGGAGTTGGAGACCCAGGGTGCTTCGGCGGCGGTGTGGTGGCCCCTGGACGACCGTGTGGGCCGACGCAGCTGGATGGAGCTGTGAACCGGCCTTCCCACCGGTGCATGCCAGCAGGTAGTGGCAGACCGCGGCTGCCACCAATCTGGAAGCGGTCGCCTGGGCAGTATTCGCCGGCTAGGTCGAGGGGCCGGTCTCTCCCGCCTTCCCCCGTCGATGCAGCGCACGCTGGTGCGGAAGCCGCCCCAGCCGCAGGCCAGTTTCACGGGTCGACAAGATGCAGCGTCTCCCCCGTTGCGCCGGCGCCCGCCGGCGGGCGGGCCTACCTGGTACGGCGCTGCACTCCCATTGGGATTCGTTTCTCTCCAGCACTGCGGGGATCTCCGTGCAGCTCCGCTCAAGGGGACATTGGCGAGCGAGCACCTGTGCTGGCGACGCTCAGTATTCCCGGCAGCGGCCTGTGACCTCTACCTCGACAACGTGAGTCAACGATCGGAGGAATCTGCCATGCAACCAGATGTCGTCACTGCTCTGAACGACTGGGAACTGGAATGGGACCGCGTCCAGAAGACCGCGATCAAAACGTTGCAGACTGCGTTTATTCCGCTGGCGCGAGCCAAGACTCCGACGTACTGCTGTGCTATCACGTTGGAGTACGACCATGCCGATCTCGGTTCGGGGAAGTTGTGCCTCGACGATCACGGGCGAGTGACCATCGACTTCGGTGACCTGCCCAACGGTGTGATCGCTGAGGCGATGGACGCGGCGTTCGGAATCGCCAGGTTCAACGGTGCGGAGAAGGCTCTCGGAGAGTGCGGGCCCGGGACCTACAGCTACGACTGTGAGACTACAGGCGCTGATTTCGAGGTCGTTTTGGGCACAGCCGAGGTGGGGAAGTTCTGCACGAACTTCGTGACGGTTCCGGATGCGACAGTGATCCTCGACTGTCTGAGCACTGCAGCCAAGCGGCGCTAGCTGAATACGAAGTGAGCCGTGTGCACCGAGAGTCTGCACAATGCCGATCGGTTCCCGGAGTGGGGCTTCACTCCGTCCACGATCTGGTTAAGCGGCGAACCAAAGGGACGGGGCCGCCCGCTCGTGGAGTGTGCGGGCCGTGCCGGCCAGTCAAGGGCGCCTACGGCGGCGCTACGCGCTGGGCGATGCCCACCCTTGACTGCCCGCCCCGTCCCTGGACCTGGCTGGCTATCGGGCGGCCCCTCCCGTGTGGCGACCCTGCCGGAGCTGGAGCGCGAGGACGGGGTATCCAGCGCCTGCGGGTTCGGCTGCCATGAGCAGGGGGCGGTGCGTTTCAGGTCCACATCCGTACGTTGCGTTGGAAGTAGTAGCTGAGGGAGTCGTCGGTGACCCTATCCATTTGCCCGCTGAGCTTCCGGCATGCCTGCGAGGTAGTTGACGCGATGCATCGGCATCATCGCAGGCCACAAGGTCACAAGTTCTCGTTGGGAGCGATTACTGCCAGCGGCGATCTGGTTGGTGTAGCGATCGTGGGAAGACCCGTTGCTCGTGCCTTCGATGACGGAGTGACGGTTGAGGTAACCCGGTTGGCAACCGACGGCACGCGGAATGCCTGCTCACTTCTCTATGCGGCTGCCTGGCGGACGGCCAAAGCGGCTGGATACCACCGGATCATCACCTATACCCAGGAGGGCGAGAGCGGGGCCAGCCTTCGTGCTGTGGGATGGCAGGCAATCGCGCACCGGGCGCCTCGGACCGGCTGGGACGCACCCGGGCGGCCCCGCCAGGTGCTCGGTACCGAATTTGTGGCGAGGACCCTATGGGAGAAGACAGCACGGGCCACCCCGCTCCTGCGCCCGCCAAGTCGGGACGTTCGTGGCAGGCATCCGGGCTCCGATATTCACTGACGCTTCCACCGGCTGTGCGGGTCACCGGGCGCCGGATACCGCGTTTCTGTTAACTCGCCCTGAATCAAGATGAGTTGATGACAATCGACCAGAACCGTGACCAGCAAATGCACCAGAATGGCCGGAAGGGAGGCCAGACCGCCCGCCAGCCCGGCCGCCGCCCGCTCCGGCCGACAGCATCGCCTCCCGACCGGATCCCTTCCGCTCCCCTCTCCCGCCCGAGTGAGCGACTGGAGGGCTACGTCCGGCGCATTGCCGCGGCCGCCGACGTCCTGCTCATGCGGCAGCGGTCGTGCGCAGGAGGGGAAGGCTCGGTGCCCGCATGGGGCGCTCAGTCGTCGCTGAGAACACTCGACCTCATCGCAGCAACAAACAGGTCCCACACCCAGTGTGACAGGGACAAAGACAGACCGGAGGCCGGCAGCGTGAAGCCGACAGGAGCAACGCCTGACGACATCGAACAGACCGAGCCGGACCGCCCAGGACCTCGGCGCAGCCACAACCGGATGGAGGAGTACGCCATGATGAACCACATGACTCAACCCCACCCCGACAACCTGCGTCTCATCGCCTTGATCACCGACCACGATCAAGCCACCGGCAACGCCCCTGACCCGGCCGGAAAAGTCGCCGGGTACGACAGCTTCGCTCTCCTTGGGGCAGCAGGCCACCGGGCCCAGCTGATGCTTGAAGGGCACGGCACCCTGCGAAAGACCGGGCCTTGACCCAAGGCCGGGTAGTTAGGGCTTGCCGGGAAACAAGCCGTCGCTTCCGGCTTCGAGGCTCGTTGTTGTGGTATGGGGAGACCGGAGGGGATCGAAGCCGCACTGACCGCGAAGTTCGAGACGCTGTTCCCGCATCTCGACGAGCGTCAACGGCGGCTGGCTATAGGAGCAGAAGCACGGTCACTGGGACACGGCGGGATCAAGCTCGTCGCCCGCGCGGCCGGGGTCCGGGAGGGCACCGTTTCGCGCGGCGTGAGAGAACTTGAGTCCGGCCAGGCACCGTTGGGACGTGTCCGTCGGGAGGGCGGCGGGCGCAAGCGCGCGGTCGATCTCGATCAGGGGCTGCGGCCCGCGCTGCTGGCCCTGGTCGAGCCGGACATGCGTGGGGATCCGATGTCGCCGCTGCGCTGGACGGTGAAGTCGACCCGGCACCTGGCGGCCGAGCTGACGCGGCAGGGCCATCGGGTCTCGGCGGACACGGTTGCCGTGCTGCTGCGGGAGGAGGGCTTCAGCCTCCAGGGCAACGCCAAGACCATCGAGGGCGCCCAGCACCCGGACCGGGACGCACAGTTCCGCTACATCAACGAGCAGGCCAAACAGTTCCAGGCAGCCGGAGATCCGGTGGTCAGCGTGGACACGAAGAAGAAAGAGTTGGTGGGCAACTACAAGAACGCCGGCCGCCAGTGGTGTCGTGAAGGCGATCCGGTCCGGGTCCGTACCCATGACTTTCCCGACGCCGACCTGGGCAAGGCGATCCCATACGGGATCTACGACCTGGCCGCGGATGCTGGCTGGGTCAGCGTCGGCACCGACCACGACACCGCCGCCTTCGCCGTCCAGACGTTGCGCCGCTGGTGGCACGCGGTGGGCCGCGCCGCGTACCCGCGCTCAGGCCGCCTGCTGATCACTGCGGACGCGGGCGGCTCCAACGGCTATCGCACCCGTGCCTGGAAGGCCGAACTCGCCGCGCTGGCCCTGGAGACGGGCCTGGAGATCGCCGTGTGTCACTATCCTCCAGGCACATCAAAATGGAACAAAGTGGAACACCGGCTGTTCTCCCACATCACCATGAACTGGCGAGGCAAGCCCCTGACCAGCCACGAAGTCATCGTGAACAGCATCGCGGCGACCACCACCCGCACCGGCCTGACCATCCGCTCCGAACTCGACACCGCCACCTATGAAACCGGTGTCCGCATCGGCGACCGGCAGATGGCAGCCTTGCCGCTGGACCGTCATGCCTGGCACGGCGACTGGAACTACAGTCTCCGACCCGAGCCGTATGCCCAGGTCAGTGATGTCCCGGACCCGTTCGATCAGCCCAGTCCCGACCTTGCCTGGCTGTGCCACCCGGCCCTGACCGGACTGCCGCCCGCCGAGTGGGATGCGCTGATCTCCACACTCACCGCCCTCCATGAGGAGCAGCGGGAAACGCACCTGGACAAGCGGCGTGGCCACCGACCCCGCATCAAGGGTGGCCCCCTGACAGGCCGTCGTCCCATCCTCACCCTCGCCGACCGCCTACTGGCCGCCCTCCTCCACTACCGGCACGGGCTCCCGCAGGTCACCGTCGCCCGCCTCTTCACCGTCACACCCGAAACCATCAACCGGCGCATCCGCGACATCCGCCAGCTCCTCGACACCGCCGGATACACCGTTCATCCCGCCGACACCCGTCTCGCCGCCCTCGAAGACCTCCAGGCTTTCGCAGCGGCGGCAGGCATCACCTGCCCATCAGAGATCAAGACGGCGAGTTATTGATCGGCAAGCCCTTAAAGGGCTTGCCGGGAAACAAGCCGTCGCTTCCGGCTCCGAGGCTCGTTGCCATGGTATGGGGAGTCCGGAGAGGATCGAGGCGGCCCTGGCCGCGAAGTTCGCGACGCTGTTCCCGCATCTCGACGAGCGGCAGCGGCGGCTGGCCATAGGAGCAGAAGCACGGTCGCTGGGCCATGGAGGCATCAGGCTCGTCGCTCGTGCGGCCGGAGTCCGGGAGGGCACCGTGTCGTGCGGGGTGACGGAACTGGAGTCCGGCGAGGCGCCGTTGGGGCGGGTGCGCCGGTCCGGTGGGGGCCGCAAGCGTGCCGTGGACCTGGATCCGGGCCTTCGGCCCGCGCTGCTGGCCTTGGTGGAATCGGATGTACGCGGGGACCCGATGTCGCCGCTGCGCTGGACGACGAAGTCGACCCGGCAACTGGCTGCCGAGCTGACCCGGCAGGGGCACCGGGTCTCGGCGGACACCGTGGCGGCCGTGCTGCGCGAGGAGGGCTTCAGCCTCCAGGGCAACGCCAAGACCATCGAAGGTGCCCAACACCCGGACCGCGATGCGCAGTTCCGCTACATCAACGACCAGGCCAAGGACTTCCAGGCCGCCGGAGACCCGGTGATCAGCGTGGACACCAAGAAGAAGGAGTTGGTCGGCAACTACAAGAACGCCGGCCACGAGTGGCGTCGCGAGGGTGATCCGGTCCGGGTTCGCACCCACGACTTTCCCGATGCCGATCTGGGCAAGGCGATCCCATATGGGATCTACGACCTGACCGCGGACACGGGGTGGGTCAACGTCGGCACTGACCACGACACCGCAGCCTTCGCAGTCGCCTCCGTCCGCCGCTGGTGGCACGCGGTCGGCCATGCCTCCTACCCGCGCTCGCACCGTCTGCTGATCACTGCGGACGCGGGCGGTTCCAACGGCTACCGCACCCGGGCCTGGAAGTTCGAGCTTGCCGCGCTGGCTGTCGAGACCGGCCTGGAGATCACCGTGTGTCACTTTCCTCCGGGCACATCTAAGTGGAACCGAATCGAGCACCGACTGTTCTCCCACATCACGATGAACTGGCGGGGCAGGCCGCTGACCAGCCATGAAGTCATCGTGAACAGCATCGCAGCGACCACCACCCGCGCGGGACTGACAGTCCGCGCCGAACTCGACACCGCCAGCTACGAGACCGGCGTCCGCATCAGTGACGGGCAGCTGAACGCCCTGCCACTGAGCCGCCATGACTGGCACGGCGACTGGAACTACACCCTCCGCCCCCAGGAACACCGCCGGGACGGCGTCCTTCCGATCCCGCCCCAGAACGAAGCCGGCCCCGGCCGTGACTGGCTTACCCATCCCGCCCTCACCGGCATCCCGCACGAGCAGTGGGACTCGCTGGTCACCGAGTTGGCAGCGGCCCGCGCGGCTCAGCGGGAAGCAGACCTCCATCAGCGACGCGGCGGCGACCGGCAGAAGACCCCTGCCGCTGGCCTCTACACCGGTCGACGCCCCGGCCTCACCCTCGTCGACCGGCTCCTGGCCACCATCCTCTACCAGAGGTTCAAGCTCCCCCAGGTCGTCATCGCCCCGCTGTTCACCGTGACACCCGTGACCCTCAACCGGGCAATCAGCCAAACCCGCCGGCTCCTCCACGACATCGGACACGCCATCGAACCCGCCGAGACGCAACTGGCCACCCTCGACGATCTCACCGCACACCTCGGCATCCTCAAACCGGAGATCAAGACGGCGAGTTATTGATCGGCAAGCCCTACCCGGCCTTGGGTCAAGGCCCTCGGTCGTGTCGCCCTTCCTCTTGACCAGCTACGAGGACGCGTATCGGACCCCCTCGGCCCATAGACCAGGGCCCGTTGGAATTGGTAGCCCAGGTCAACGGATGACATTACAGCATTCCTCTGTGGACTCCTGACGGTTGATCTACTCGGCGATCTCGTGAGGGCTGTAACAATGCGGCGCGTCGAGATCCCTCCGGTTTTCGACTGGCGAAACTGGAGCATGCCGTTTTTCAGTGAACGAAGAGCACCCGTCGACGACAACGGGCAACTGTTGCTCTGCACATCTCCAATGACCGAGTCTGACCTGGGCGTAGCTCTTAGATGCTTCCGGACGGCTAGGTGGTTCCCTCTGCCAAATTGCAATAAATTTCGTTCCGTTGGGCTCTGAGCGGGAGCACTCAAATCAAATCTGCAAGAGGTCAGCGGGCAGCCAGCGACCAACGTTCTGCAAGGTGATGCGACCGCCATGCCCGACCCATAGCTCAGGTGGGAAAACCAAACCCATTCTCTGCGATCCACCCTGATGCACTGTTCCTTCGTGCCCACTACTGCCACGCGGAGCGGACCGA is a genomic window containing:
- a CDS encoding XF1762 family protein yields the protein MTLSICPLSFRHACEVVDAMHRHHRRPQGHKFSLGAITASGDLVGVAIVGRPVARAFDDGVTVEVTRLATDGTRNACSLLYAAAWRTAKAAGYHRIITYTQEGESGASLRAVGWQAIAHRAPRTGWDAPGRPRQVLGTEFVARTLWEKTARATPLLRPPSRDVRGRHPGSDIH
- a CDS encoding ISAzo13 family transposase, which codes for MGSPERIEAALAAKFATLFPHLDERQRRLAIGAEARSLGHGGIRLVARAAGVREGTVSCGVTELESGEAPLGRVRRSGGGRKRAVDLDPGLRPALLALVESDVRGDPMSPLRWTTKSTRQLAAELTRQGHRVSADTVAAVLREEGFSLQGNAKTIEGAQHPDRDAQFRYINDQAKDFQAAGDPVISVDTKKKELVGNYKNAGHEWRREGDPVRVRTHDFPDADLGKAIPYGIYDLTADTGWVNVGTDHDTAAFAVASVRRWWHAVGHASYPRSHRLLITADAGGSNGYRTRAWKFELAALAVETGLEITVCHFPPGTSKWNRIEHRLFSHITMNWRGRPLTSHEVIVNSIAATTTRAGLTVRAELDTASYETGVRISDGQLNALPLSRHDWHGDWNYTLRPQEHRRDGVLPIPPQNEAGPGRDWLTHPALTGIPHEQWDSLVTELAAARAAQREADLHQRRGGDRQKTPAAGLYTGRRPGLTLVDRLLATILYQRFKLPQVVIAPLFTVTPVTLNRAISQTRRLLHDIGHAIEPAETQLATLDDLTAHLGILKPEIKTASY
- a CDS encoding ISAzo13 family transposase, whose product is MGRPEGIEAALTAKFETLFPHLDERQRRLAIGAEARSLGHGGIKLVARAAGVREGTVSRGVRELESGQAPLGRVRREGGGRKRAVDLDQGLRPALLALVEPDMRGDPMSPLRWTVKSTRHLAAELTRQGHRVSADTVAVLLREEGFSLQGNAKTIEGAQHPDRDAQFRYINEQAKQFQAAGDPVVSVDTKKKELVGNYKNAGRQWCREGDPVRVRTHDFPDADLGKAIPYGIYDLAADAGWVSVGTDHDTAAFAVQTLRRWWHAVGRAAYPRSGRLLITADAGGSNGYRTRAWKAELAALALETGLEIAVCHYPPGTSKWNKVEHRLFSHITMNWRGKPLTSHEVIVNSIAATTTRTGLTIRSELDTATYETGVRIGDRQMAALPLDRHAWHGDWNYSLRPEPYAQVSDVPDPFDQPSPDLAWLCHPALTGLPPAEWDALISTLTALHEEQRETHLDKRRGHRPRIKGGPLTGRRPILTLADRLLAALLHYRHGLPQVTVARLFTVTPETINRRIRDIRQLLDTAGYTVHPADTRLAALEDLQAFAAAAGITCPSEIKTASY
- a CDS encoding replication-relaxation family protein; its protein translation is MREQALAALFVHRAAETDQLRRLLSPPPELRYFRHCLRDLQRQGVLSSVKRAHHPSVWSLTKDGAHLVANWPEFAGQRRVRRHTALGARTAHTLAVTRTALAFVEDARRRGDEVTPLDWSPEVAHPVRDGAGDGDRALIADALLRYTRTAPTRAMLRAFVEVDRATESSERLASKVITYARFHNHVSVSGRREVADVSGMRAWQRTYPVFPRLLFVLTGAGRKALLHRVADLRALVREHPATARFAEEVPSGAAVLEELETQGASAAVWWPLDDRVGRRSWMEL